One window of the Camelina sativa cultivar DH55 chromosome 1, Cs, whole genome shotgun sequence genome contains the following:
- the LOC104786109 gene encoding B-box zinc finger protein 32-like, with amino-acid sequence MVSFCELCNAEADLHCAADSAFLCRSCDAKFHASNFLFARHFRRVICPTCKSLTRDFVSGPLLPWPPRTSCCPETSSSSSCCSSLDRVSTSELSSTTGSVNRAARGGEERVKKAKKAVAAVTVADGVFVKWCDKLGLNRDLTNAVVSYASLALAVERRPRPRAMNRLILAAAFWFGVKNTMTWTSLKKVEDVTGVAAGMIRAIESKMARAMTLQLRRWRVDSEEGWAENDNV; translated from the coding sequence ATGGTGAGCTTCTGCGAGCTTTGTAATGCCGAAGCTGATCTCCACTGCGCAGCGGACTCTGCTTTCCTCTGCCGTTCTTGCGACGCCAAGTTCCACGCCTCAAATTTCCTCTTCGCTCGCCATTTCCGCCGCGTCATCTGCCCAACTTGCAAATCCCTTACTCGAGACTTCGTCTCTGGTCCTCTCCTCCCTTGGCCTCCACGAACATCTTGCTGCCCCGAAACATCCTCTTCGTCGTCCTGCTGCTCTTCTCTCGACCGTGTCTCAACCTCCGAGCTATCTTCGACGACGGGTAGCGTAAACCGAGCAGCGCGAGGAGGGGAAGAAAGAGTGAAGAAGGCTAAGAAGGCCGTTGCTGCGGTTACGGTCGCGGATGGTGTTTTTGTGAAGTGGTGCGATAAGTTAGGACTAAACAGAGATTTAACAAACGCCGTCGTTTCTTATGCGTCTCTCGCTTTGGCCGTGGAGAGGAGGCCGAGGCCGAGAGCGATGAATAGATTGATCTTAGCGGCGGCGTTTTGGTTCGGCGTCAAGAACACGATGACGTGGACGAGTTTAAAGAAAGTGGAAGATGTGACAGGAGTTGCAGCTGGGATGATACGAGCAATTGAAAGCAAAATGGCGCGTGCGATGACGCTGCAGCTTAGACGGTGGCGCGTGGATTCTGAGGAAGGATGGGCTGAAAACGACAACGTTTGA
- the LOC104786100 gene encoding uncharacterized protein LOC104786100 — MEALFTSTHIPKLQTRPLLKSTLPTSSQWSSCWFCNSLPKKQFKNLRITNGSSHGLRVQALLRNETPSEGEDNNIAESNGFGVFPEDVFSLSQENFNGETSHSVIDVEASLAHSQGGGGNRAGLFRTPISGGVQNATSAHALPRPALAVRNLLEQARFAHLCTVMSKMHHRREGYPFGSLVDFAPDRMGHPIFLFSPLAIHTRNLLAEPRCSLVVQIPGWSGLSNARVTLFGDVYPLSEDEQEWAHKQYIAKHQHGPSEQWGNFHYFRMQNISDIYFIGGFGTVAWVDVKEYEALQPDKIAVDGGEGNLKELNAIFSKPLRELLSTESEVDDAALISIDSKGIDVRVRQGAQFNIQRLAFEEGHGVETLEEAKSALWKVMEKVKLNLQK; from the exons ATGGAAGCTCTCTTTACTTCAACACACATCCCCAAATTACAGACGAGGCCTCTCCTCAAATCTACGCTGCCCACTTCTTCCCAGTGGTCTTCGTGTTGGTTTTGTAATTCACTACCCAAAAAGCAATTCAAGAACCTGAGAATCACCAATGGATCAAGTCACGGGCTTCGTGTACAAGCTCTCTTACGTAACGAGACACCAAGTGAAGGCGAAGATAATAATATCGCTGAGAGTAATGGGTTTGGTGTTTTTCCTGAGGATGTTTTCTCTTTATCACAG GAAAATTTCAATGGGGAAACTTCTCATAGTGTAATCGATGTGGAGGCATCTCTTGCTCATTCTCAGGGTGGTGGAGGAAATCGTGCTGGGCTTTTTAGGACTCCAATATCTGGTGGAGTTCAGAATGCTACATCAGCTCATGCGTTACCTCGGCCTGCTTTAGCTGTACGGAACTTGTTGGAACAG GCTAGGTTTGCTCATCTATGCACAGTGATGTCCAAAATGCACCACCGCAGGGAAGGATACCCATTTGGCTCATTGGTTGATTTTGCACCTGATCGTATGGGGC atccaatatttttattttcaccgCTGGCCATCCACACACGAAACCTGTTGGCTGAACCTAGATGCAGTCTCGTTGTCCAG atacCTGGATGGAGTGGCTTATCGAATGCAAGAGTGACATTATTTGGTGATGTGTACCCATTGTCAGAAGATGAACAG GAATGGGCTCATAAGCAATATATTGCAAAGCACCAGCACGGGCCTTCCGAGCAGTGGGGAAACTTTCACTATTTTAGAATGCAGAACATAAG TGATATATATTTCATTGGAGGCTTTGGCACGGTGGCTTGGGTTGATGTTAAAGAGTATGAAGCTTTACAGCCAGATAAGATAGCTGTTGATGGTGGTGAGGGGAACCTCAAG GAACTAAATGCCATCTTCTCGAAACCGCTTAGAGAGCTACTGTCTACTGAATCAGAGGTAGACGACGCTGCTCTCATTTCGATAGATAGCAAAGGAATAGATGTAAGAGTTCGTCAAGGTGCTCAG TTCAACATACAAAGGCTAGCATTTGAGGAAGGTCATGGTGTTGAGACGCTAGAAGAAGCTAAATCTGCACTatggaaagtgatggagaaGGTGAAGCTGAATTTGCAGAAATGA